The DNA sequence TTTAAGGGCGATACTGCTACCAATGCCACCAAGCCTGCCAAGCTGGAAACCGGTGCCGAAATCCGTGTGCCCCTGTTTATTGACGAAGGGGATATGATTCGCATCGATACCCGTACCGGCGATTATATGGAGCGGGCATAGTCTATTATTTTCTCTCACAGGCCGTTGTATTTTTCTGGGGAAACCCGGCAAAATATTTACAGCAAAACACCGATGATTTACAACAAAGGGGGATTAAAGAATGGAAATTACAGAAAAAGTTGCCTATTTAAAGGGTCTTATAGAAGGCCTTGGTGTCAATGACAGCACCAAGGAGGGCAAAGTTCTGCTGGCGATGGTTGATGTTCTGGATGACATTGCATTGACTGTTACCGATGTGGAAGAGGGTCTGGATGAGCTTTATGAGCAAGTCGACGCTCTGGATGAAGATTTGGGCGAGCTGGAAGAATACATCTTTGATGAAGATGACGATGAATGCGGATGCGGCCATCACCACCATCATGATGAAGACTTCGACGATGAAGAGCTCTATGAGGTAGTTTGCCCCAGCTGTCAGGATAGCGTCTATTTGGATGAAGAAATGCTGGATCAGGGCGAAATTAATTGCCCCAACTGCGGCCAGCTTTTGGAATTTGATCTGGATATGGATGAAAACGAAACAGACGCGGCCGATAATGAGTAGCCGTTGGACAACAATAAACAGCAGTGGTTACTCTGTAGCCACTGCTGTTTTTGTTTGAGGGTTTTTTAACAAATGGATGAAAAAAAGAAAATTAAGCCCATGCCGCTGCTGCTTAAGCTCCTGTTGATTGCATTGGCGGTGTTGGTTGTGGCAGAAATATTTTTTACCGGCCAAAGCAAGCCCTATTCTTCTGTTGGCTTCGCTATGGATACCGTGGTGGAACAGCAATGGTATGGGCCGAAAGCTGAAAAATTTGGGCAGGCAAGCCTTTCTGCTATGGAAAAACTGGAGGCGGAGTATTCCCTCTATGTGGAAGATTCCGTTGTCTGGCGGCTGAATGAACAGGCGGGCAAGGACCCAACTGCTGTGAGCGATGAAGCCTTTTCATTTTTACAGCGCTCGGCTGCCTTGTGCGGCCAGTCTCAAGGCCGTTTTGATATTACCATTGCCCCTTTGGTGCTGGCTTGGGGCATTACCACTGAGGCACCTCGTGTGCCGCCTCAGAAGGAATTGGATATTTTGGTGGGATTAGTGGATTGGAGAGATATTCTTTTTTATCCTGAAACCGCAGAAGTTCAGCTTGCTCGGAAAGGGCAAAAAATTGATCTGGGAGGCTTAGCTAAAGGTTATGCTTGTGATCTGCTGCGGGATATGGCCGAAGAGTATAAGGTGACCGGTGGCTACGTCATGGTTGGCAGCAGTGTGCTGGTGATTGGGGAGAAGCCCCAAGGAGAGCCCTTTCGATTTGGCATTCAGGACCCGCGCGGAGCAAGAGGGCAAAGCATCGGAACGCTGACTATGGGGAAGGCCGGTAATGCGGCAGGTGCCTTTGATGTGTTTTCTACCTCTGGAGACTATGAACGCTTTTTTACCGATGAGAATGGAACCTATCACCACATTTTTGATCCTGCTACCGGCAGACCCGCACAGACAGATATAGCCTCGGTGGTTATTGTGGGCCGTGATGGTCTGATGACCGAGTTTTACTCCACCTACCTTTTTATGGGCGGTTCAGCGGATTTGCCTGATCCGGCTGTTGAAGAATACGGCTACATAGCAATTACAGCGGATAAGGTGGTTTACTGCTCGGATAATTTGCGGGAAAGCTTTGAGCTTAAAAGCGATTTCTATAGGATGGCTTCATGAATAGCCGGAGCAATGCCCGCGCAGTGGCGCTTTGCGGGCTTTTGTTTGCGCTGGCAGTGGCTCTTTCCGTCTTGGAAGGAACCATTCCTTTTCCGGTTCCGGGGGTGCGTCCGGGGCTTTCCAATGTGGTGGTGATGTTTTGTGTTTTTGTGCTGGGGGCTGGCTACGCTGTGCTTCTGGCCTTGCTCAAGGCCGGTTTTGTTTTGCTTACCCGAGGCATAACCGGGGCTTTGCTGAGCTTGATGGGGGGGCTTTTATCGGTTGGCCTCATGTGCCTTCTGGCCCGTATGCGCCGTCATGTGCCCAGCCTGAGCGCTGTGAGCATGATTGGGGCTGTGGCGCATAATATAGGGCAGCTTATGGGGGCATCTTTTCTGCTGCACAGCACCTACGTTTGGGCATATCTGCCGGTTCTATTAGTATCCGGCGTGGCAATGGGGATGATAACGGCGCTGCTTTATAAAGCGGCGTCTCCCGCTTTAAAAAAGATAGATGGGGTTTATAAGTTGAGGAAAAAAGACTGAAGGAGGATGGCATATGCCGAGTGTTTTTGATAAATCGCTGAAGGGTGTCAATGTGCGGCATTACAAAAATACGATGAATAGCCCTACAGTATCCATGCCGGTTCCGGATCAGGTGTGCATTGTGATGTCACAGCATATGGGCAAGCCCTGCAGTGTGTTGGTTTCGGTGAAAGATCAGGTCAAAGTCGGGCAGCCCATTGGTAACAGCGATGCAAGCTTCAGTGCACCGATTCATTCCAGTGTTTCTGGGGAAGTGATCCGCATTGACCAGATTACCATGCCCAATGGGATGCGCAGTGCGGCGGTGGTTATCCGCAGCGATAAACAGCAAACTGTTTTCGAAAAAATTGCTCCACCTGTGGTGAACGACTATCCTAGCTTTTTGCAAGCGATTAAGGATGCGGGTATGGTCGGTTTGGGAGGGGCCGGGTTCCCCACTCATGTGAAATTCAGCCCTCGCAATCTGGATGAGGTGAACACGCTGTTGGTCAATGCCGCCGAGTGCGAGCCCTACATAACATCGGATTACCGCACCATGATAGAGGATGCCGAAAGCGTTCTTTCGGGAATCACCATGACAATGAAGTATCTGGAGCTTTCCCAGTGCATCATCGGGATCGAGAGCAACAAACCGGCGGCCATTGAGAAAATGCGCAAGCTGGTGGAAAGTGACCCCCGCATCAAGGTGGTGCGCCTTAGCTCCAAGTATCCCCAGGGGGCAGAAAAGGTTTTGATTTATGAGCTGACTGGCAAGGTGGTGGGAGAAGGCATGCTGCCTGCTGATGTGGGAGTTGTGGTTTCCAATGTGACTACCTTGGCATCCATTGATCATGTAATGCGCACCGGTATGCCGCTGGTCAGCCGCCGCATTACGGTGGATGGCAGTGCTATTATGGAACCTAAAAATGTGTTGGTTCCCATCGGCACCCCTATCGCAGATATTGCGGCTTTTTGCGGCGGTTATAAGGGAACTCCCCGCAAAATCCTCATGGGCGGGCCTATGATGGGAACAGCGGTTTATGATGAATCCTATCCGGTGATAAAGCAAAACAACGCTCTGGTGTTTTTTGATGAGACCCAGGTGGAGGAGTGGGATGAAACTGCCTGCATCCGGTGCGGCCGGTGTGTGCGGGCGTGCCCGATGAATTTGATGCCGCTCTGGATTGAGGATAGCTATCAGCGCAAGGATGTTGAGGCGCTTATGGAGTTTAAGGTTAATTTGTGTATGGAATGCGGCTGCTGTGCTTATGTGTGCCCGGCCAAGCGCCATCTGGTGTTGGTGCACCGTTTAGCCAAGGGTATGGTTCGGAACCACCGGACTGCCCAGACCGGCGCATAAGGAAAGGGGAAAACCATTATGAAACAGAATCTGATGATTA is a window from the Oscillospiraceae bacterium MB08-C2-2 genome containing:
- a CDS encoding FAD:protein FMN transferase, producing MDEKKKIKPMPLLLKLLLIALAVLVVAEIFFTGQSKPYSSVGFAMDTVVEQQWYGPKAEKFGQASLSAMEKLEAEYSLYVEDSVVWRLNEQAGKDPTAVSDEAFSFLQRSAALCGQSQGRFDITIAPLVLAWGITTEAPRVPPQKELDILVGLVDWRDILFYPETAEVQLARKGQKIDLGGLAKGYACDLLRDMAEEYKVTGGYVMVGSSVLVIGEKPQGEPFRFGIQDPRGARGQSIGTLTMGKAGNAAGAFDVFSTSGDYERFFTDENGTYHHIFDPATGRPAQTDIASVVIVGRDGLMTEFYSTYLFMGGSADLPDPAVEEYGYIAITADKVVYCSDNLRESFELKSDFYRMAS
- the rsxC gene encoding electron transport complex subunit RsxC, producing MPSVFDKSLKGVNVRHYKNTMNSPTVSMPVPDQVCIVMSQHMGKPCSVLVSVKDQVKVGQPIGNSDASFSAPIHSSVSGEVIRIDQITMPNGMRSAAVVIRSDKQQTVFEKIAPPVVNDYPSFLQAIKDAGMVGLGGAGFPTHVKFSPRNLDEVNTLLVNAAECEPYITSDYRTMIEDAESVLSGITMTMKYLELSQCIIGIESNKPAAIEKMRKLVESDPRIKVVRLSSKYPQGAEKVLIYELTGKVVGEGMLPADVGVVVSNVTTLASIDHVMRTGMPLVSRRITVDGSAIMEPKNVLVPIGTPIADIAAFCGGYKGTPRKILMGGPMMGTAVYDESYPVIKQNNALVFFDETQVEEWDETACIRCGRCVRACPMNLMPLWIEDSYQRKDVEALMEFKVNLCMECGCCAYVCPAKRHLVLVHRLAKGMVRNHRTAQTGA
- a CDS encoding Gx transporter family protein, which produces MNSRSNARAVALCGLLFALAVALSVLEGTIPFPVPGVRPGLSNVVVMFCVFVLGAGYAVLLALLKAGFVLLTRGITGALLSLMGGLLSVGLMCLLARMRRHVPSLSAVSMIGAVAHNIGQLMGASFLLHSTYVWAYLPVLLVSGVAMGMITALLYKAASPALKKIDGVYKLRKKD